A single region of the Halobacterium wangiae genome encodes:
- a CDS encoding AsnC family transcriptional regulator, with the protein MRDLDETDLEILQLLVSDARRPYSDIADVVGLSAPAVSDRVARLQEMGVINRFTLDVDRSQLWGGIPVLITLDVSSTGSSVGSIKEQLLDDGAVEHVFTTAEADLVIYARVQDNDIAGWLTDTLDEGAFDDFEVKLLAGVDWSPNLGGTEFALTCAQCGNTVDSEGTSTRIDGELYQFCCPSCESRFTEKYNRLQQEAE; encoded by the coding sequence ATGCGCGACCTCGACGAAACTGACCTCGAGATCCTCCAGCTACTGGTCTCAGACGCTCGTCGGCCGTACAGTGACATCGCGGACGTAGTCGGTCTCTCGGCACCGGCCGTGTCGGACCGAGTAGCGAGATTACAGGAGATGGGAGTCATCAACCGTTTCACGCTCGATGTCGATCGCTCACAACTCTGGGGCGGAATTCCAGTGTTGATCACACTCGACGTCTCCTCAACGGGTTCCTCTGTTGGGTCGATCAAAGAGCAACTCTTGGACGACGGCGCAGTCGAGCACGTGTTCACAACGGCCGAAGCCGACCTCGTCATCTACGCCAGAGTCCAGGACAACGACATCGCAGGCTGGCTTACAGATACCCTCGACGAAGGCGCGTTCGACGACTTCGAGGTGAAGCTCCTGGCAGGGGTGGACTGGTCGCCTAACTTGGGCGGAACGGAGTTTGCCCTCACCTGTGCACAGTGCGGGAATACGGTCGACAGCGAGGGAACATCGACCCGTATCGACGGAGAGTTGTACCAGTTCTGTTGTCCATCGTGCGAGAGTCGATTCACAGAGAAGTACAATCGACTTCAGCAGGAAGCTGAGTGA
- a CDS encoding heavy metal translocating P-type ATPase: MSQRTSHINIQGMSCANCSQSISEAVTSLDGVSEANINFATDEGSVTYDPEEVSLGELFDAIEDAGYSPVTDSVTIAVTDMSCANCSETIQDALEKTPGVVAADANFATDEAQITYNPAEADLGGFYEAIENAGYSPVREDAKADDGSGGDAREAARQEEIRRQLQLTLFGAALSLPLLVFMADHLLGLGLVGDELFGLPAGWVAFALATPVQVVLGKPFYENSYKALVTNGRANMDVLIALGSTTAYVYSVAVLLGVISGGLYFDTAAFILVFITLGNYLEARSKGQAGEALRKLLEMEADTATVIDEDGTEAEIPLDEVDVGDRMKVKPGEQIPTDGVVVDGQSAVDESMVTGESVPVEKSKGDEVVGSTINENGVLVVEATKVGEDTALQQIVQTVKEAQSRQPDIQNLADRISAYFVPAVIANAVLWGVVWSLFPEALAGFVAALPLWGLVAGGPVAAGGVSVFEFATIVFASSVLIACPCALGLATPAATMVGTTLGAQNGVLFKGGDVLERAKDVDTVVFDKTGTLTKGEMELTDIVVFDSDGQPVADGGNPATDGGQFAAAEGLSEDDVLRFAAIAESASEHPLARAIVDGARDRGIDVADPDDFENVPGHGIKATVNNSEVLVGNRKLLRDHGIDPAPAQETMERLENEGKTAMLVAYEGELVGVVADADTVKESAKDAVSQLEARGVDVMMITGDNERTARAVAKQVGIDPENVRAEVLPEDKSDAVESIQDGGRKAMMVGDGVNDAPALAVAYVGTAIGSGTDVAIEAADVTLMRDDPVDVVKAIRISDATLAKIKQNLVWALGYNTAMIPLASLGLLQPVLAAVAMAFSSVSVLSNSLLFRRYTPDHDYKLLGRFR; the protein is encoded by the coding sequence ATGAGTCAGCGAACCAGCCACATCAATATCCAGGGGATGAGTTGTGCGAACTGCTCACAATCCATCTCCGAGGCCGTCACCTCACTCGACGGAGTCTCGGAGGCGAACATCAACTTCGCCACTGACGAGGGGTCGGTTACGTACGACCCCGAGGAGGTCTCACTCGGGGAGCTATTCGACGCGATAGAAGACGCCGGGTATTCGCCAGTGACCGACTCGGTCACGATCGCGGTCACCGACATGTCGTGTGCGAACTGTTCGGAGACGATCCAGGACGCACTCGAAAAGACGCCGGGCGTCGTCGCCGCTGACGCCAACTTCGCGACCGACGAGGCACAGATCACGTACAATCCGGCCGAGGCGGACCTGGGAGGCTTCTACGAAGCCATCGAGAACGCCGGCTACTCGCCCGTTCGAGAGGACGCCAAAGCCGACGACGGCTCGGGAGGCGATGCCCGAGAGGCCGCCCGACAAGAAGAAATCCGTCGGCAACTCCAGCTGACGCTGTTCGGCGCAGCACTGTCCCTCCCCCTGCTGGTGTTCATGGCCGACCACCTCCTGGGACTCGGACTCGTGGGAGACGAGCTCTTCGGCCTTCCGGCCGGATGGGTCGCGTTCGCGCTGGCGACGCCTGTCCAGGTGGTGCTCGGTAAGCCGTTCTACGAGAACTCCTACAAGGCACTCGTCACGAACGGCCGCGCCAACATGGACGTGCTGATCGCGCTGGGCTCGACGACCGCCTACGTCTACTCCGTGGCAGTCCTGCTCGGAGTGATCTCTGGCGGGCTGTACTTCGACACGGCAGCGTTCATCCTCGTATTCATCACGCTCGGCAACTACCTCGAGGCCCGCTCGAAGGGCCAGGCCGGCGAAGCGCTCCGGAAACTCCTCGAGATGGAGGCCGACACCGCCACCGTCATCGACGAGGATGGAACCGAGGCGGAGATCCCCCTCGACGAGGTCGACGTCGGCGACCGGATGAAGGTCAAGCCCGGCGAGCAGATTCCCACCGACGGCGTCGTCGTCGACGGCCAGTCGGCAGTCGACGAGTCGATGGTGACCGGCGAGTCCGTCCCCGTCGAGAAATCCAAGGGCGACGAAGTGGTCGGCTCCACCATCAACGAGAACGGCGTCCTCGTCGTCGAAGCGACGAAGGTCGGCGAAGACACGGCGCTCCAGCAGATCGTGCAAACGGTGAAGGAAGCGCAGTCCCGCCAGCCCGACATCCAGAACCTCGCGGACCGCATCTCCGCGTACTTCGTCCCCGCAGTCATCGCGAACGCCGTCCTCTGGGGCGTCGTCTGGTCCCTGTTCCCCGAGGCCCTCGCAGGCTTCGTCGCCGCGCTCCCGCTGTGGGGCCTCGTTGCAGGTGGTCCCGTCGCCGCTGGAGGCGTCTCGGTCTTCGAGTTCGCAACAATCGTATTCGCATCGTCGGTGCTCATCGCCTGCCCCTGCGCGCTGGGCCTGGCAACGCCCGCCGCCACGATGGTCGGGACGACCCTCGGTGCACAGAACGGCGTCCTGTTCAAAGGCGGCGACGTCCTCGAACGGGCGAAGGACGTCGATACCGTCGTCTTCGACAAGACCGGGACGCTCACGAAAGGCGAGATGGAACTGACCGACATCGTCGTCTTCGACAGCGACGGCCAGCCTGTCGCAGACGGTGGGAATCCCGCTACTGACGGCGGGCAATTCGCTGCTGCTGAGGGGCTTAGCGAGGACGACGTACTTCGGTTCGCGGCGATCGCCGAGAGTGCGAGCGAACACCCGCTCGCCCGGGCAATCGTCGATGGAGCCAGAGACCGCGGTATCGATGTGGCCGACCCCGATGACTTCGAGAACGTCCCCGGCCACGGCATCAAAGCAACCGTGAACAACAGTGAGGTCCTGGTCGGCAACCGGAAGCTCCTCCGGGACCACGGTATCGACCCCGCGCCTGCTCAAGAGACGATGGAGCGCCTCGAGAACGAGGGCAAGACGGCGATGTTGGTCGCCTACGAGGGTGAACTCGTGGGCGTCGTCGCGGACGCCGACACAGTCAAGGAGAGTGCAAAAGACGCCGTGAGCCAGCTCGAAGCGCGCGGCGTCGACGTGATGATGATCACCGGCGACAACGAGCGCACCGCTCGCGCTGTCGCCAAGCAGGTCGGAATCGACCCCGAGAACGTCCGCGCGGAGGTCCTCCCCGAGGACAAGTCGGACGCCGTGGAATCCATCCAGGACGGCGGTCGAAAAGCGATGATGGTCGGCGACGGCGTCAACGACGCGCCCGCACTCGCGGTCGCGTACGTCGGCACGGCCATCGGGTCGGGGACGGACGTCGCCATCGAGGCTGCGGACGTGACGCTGATGCGCGACGATCCGGTCGACGTCGTGAAGGCGATCCGCATTTCGGACGCGACGCTGGCGAAGATCAAGCAGAACCTCGTGTGGGCACTGGGCTACAACACGGCGATGATTCCGCTGGCCTCGCTCGGCCTGCTCCAGCCCGTGCTTGCCGCTGTCGCGATGGCGTTCTCGAGCGTATCCGTACTGTCGAATAGCCTGCTGTTCCGCCGGTACACCCCCGATCACGACTACAAGCTGCTCGGCCGTTTCCGCTGA
- a CDS encoding complex I NDUFA9 subunit family protein: METLVVGGDGFVGRYLCAELVERGHEVTSLSRSPDPEVLPSEVDTLSGDVTDYDSIAGAFDGKDAAVNLTALPPLHQPRSGTFHDTVCIGGAMNAAHAASEHDVGQYVEMSSLGAGMDSPVAYWRTQGIGDMVVQYSDLDWVVLRPSFIFGEGSETFAFIKNYTTPYVTVLPDGGRYPAFQPIWVEDMAQITADALEDDEHVGQTYDLGGPEVLTFGEVTRMLYRAEGKSVKILPVPMQLAEIGLYALDPIPAIPFGIDQARALEMSNVTDHNDIDAFGLEPSDLLTVGEYLGVDADPQRTPERVTSHV; this comes from the coding sequence ATGGAAACACTGGTCGTCGGCGGTGACGGGTTCGTCGGGCGCTACCTGTGTGCAGAGCTCGTCGAGCGAGGTCACGAAGTAACGTCGCTTTCACGCTCCCCCGACCCCGAGGTGTTGCCCAGCGAGGTCGACACGCTGAGCGGCGACGTGACCGACTACGACTCGATTGCGGGGGCGTTCGACGGGAAAGACGCCGCCGTCAACCTCACGGCGCTACCGCCGCTTCACCAACCGCGTTCAGGGACGTTCCACGACACCGTCTGTATCGGCGGGGCGATGAACGCCGCGCACGCCGCGAGCGAACACGACGTCGGTCAGTACGTCGAGATGAGTTCGCTGGGCGCTGGCATGGACAGCCCGGTTGCTTACTGGCGCACGCAGGGGATCGGCGACATGGTCGTCCAGTACTCCGACCTCGACTGGGTCGTCCTCCGGCCATCGTTCATCTTCGGTGAGGGCAGCGAGACGTTCGCGTTCATCAAGAACTACACGACCCCGTACGTGACGGTCCTCCCTGACGGCGGTCGGTACCCGGCGTTCCAGCCGATCTGGGTCGAGGACATGGCTCAGATCACCGCAGACGCGCTCGAGGACGACGAGCATGTCGGCCAAACCTACGATCTCGGTGGCCCGGAGGTCCTGACGTTCGGTGAGGTCACCCGGATGCTCTATCGTGCAGAGGGGAAGTCGGTCAAGATACTCCCCGTCCCGATGCAACTCGCGGAGATTGGCCTGTACGCGCTCGACCCCATCCCTGCAATTCCATTCGGCATCGACCAGGCGAGGGCACTGGAGATGTCGAACGTCACGGACCACAACGACATCGACGCGTTCGGACTGGAGCCGTCGGACTTACTGACCGTAGGGGAGTACCTCGGCGTAGACGCAGATCCTCAACGGACTCCCGAGCGAGTGACGTCACACGTGTAG
- a CDS encoding SRPBCC family protein — protein sequence MYVTDKAEITIEATPEEIWKYVTDPVHWTASNPEEHYGLEYDTPDNRPREGATFHQAEEVAGMYADLHGRFQYIDHPNVAVWTGTAYYPLLRGLVTVRIPEGGTIRLEETADGTRMSHAVWMDFPNNRRGRALKWVFTTALNGKAKLYDHTNKELVFFKDRIESAAPEKPKPPGTSS from the coding sequence ATGTACGTCACCGATAAAGCCGAAATCACCATCGAGGCCACTCCCGAGGAAATCTGGAAGTACGTGACCGACCCCGTCCACTGGACGGCGTCGAACCCCGAGGAACACTATGGGCTCGAATACGACACGCCCGATAACCGTCCCCGAGAGGGCGCAACGTTCCACCAGGCCGAAGAGGTCGCCGGGATGTACGCCGACCTGCATGGCCGATTCCAGTATATCGACCATCCCAACGTGGCGGTCTGGACGGGGACGGCGTACTATCCGCTCCTTCGCGGACTCGTCACTGTTCGGATTCCCGAAGGAGGGACCATTCGACTCGAAGAGACTGCAGACGGGACTCGGATGTCACACGCCGTCTGGATGGACTTCCCGAACAACCGACGGGGACGGGCGCTGAAATGGGTGTTCACGACCGCTCTCAATGGGAAGGCGAAACTCTACGACCACACGAACAAGGAACTCGTCTTCTTCAAGGACCGCATCGAATCGGCGGCACCTGAGAAACCGAAGCCACCGGGGACGAGTTCGTAG
- a CDS encoding SHOCT domain-containing protein, translated as MDESTERRYRSRWLARCYPHCGRTARRLAILSVPLLVAATGTAAAHGDGSYGGGMMGESSWGLFGGAMGLWGLLWMGLLIAVPLYLVYALLNRGSGGNNEKPLSVLRERYARGELSDDEFDRRREQL; from the coding sequence ATGGATGAATCGACGGAGAGGCGATACAGGAGTCGGTGGCTTGCTCGTTGCTATCCTCATTGCGGACGCACTGCTCGGCGACTCGCGATACTCTCTGTCCCGCTGCTGGTCGCGGCGACTGGAACGGCTGCTGCCCACGGTGACGGGAGCTACGGCGGCGGCATGATGGGCGAGAGCAGCTGGGGCCTTTTCGGCGGAGCGATGGGGCTCTGGGGGCTCCTCTGGATGGGTCTCCTCATCGCCGTCCCGCTATACCTCGTCTATGCGCTACTCAACCGAGGGTCCGGCGGGAACAATGAGAAGCCGCTGTCGGTTCTCCGCGAGCGCTACGCCCGCGGTGAGCTCTCGGACGATGAATTCGATCGACGGCGAGAACAACTCTAA
- a CDS encoding thioredoxin family protein codes for MTEVILFTQETCGACTTQREKNEGIEDANPDVEFREVDIQNDLETAEEYGVRKTPTTLVYANGERTDEFIGIVERDETEAAIERAAQQSTGLAERLASIVRGYRKPTNSDNELQ; via the coding sequence GTGACCGAAGTAATCCTCTTCACCCAGGAAACGTGCGGGGCGTGCACAACACAACGAGAGAAAAACGAGGGCATCGAGGACGCGAATCCGGACGTCGAATTCCGGGAGGTCGACATTCAGAACGACCTGGAGACGGCAGAAGAGTACGGAGTCCGAAAGACACCCACGACACTCGTCTACGCGAACGGGGAACGGACTGACGAGTTCATCGGAATCGTCGAGCGCGACGAGACGGAGGCGGCTATCGAACGGGCAGCCCAGCAATCGACCGGACTCGCAGAACGCCTCGCGAGCATCGTACGAGGATACCGGAAACCGACTAATTCAGACAATGAACTACAGTAG
- a CDS encoding CBS domain-containing protein, which produces MSDERSDVNLRVGRIARTDVVSVSTDTTVGEAAQTMADENVGDVIVMEDDELAGIVTDRDLAMHLLTDDHGTNVLGGGSGADLTVNDVMTADPLTIESQARVPRLLHHMNQAEIRRVPVVDDGDVVGVITFDDLVVHLAGESAHVAAQLESLADVVHAGSPQRS; this is translated from the coding sequence ATGTCCGACGAGCGCTCTGATGTCAACCTCCGAGTGGGGCGAATTGCGCGAACGGACGTGGTGAGCGTATCCACCGACACGACAGTCGGTGAGGCTGCACAGACGATGGCCGACGAGAACGTGGGTGACGTCATTGTCATGGAAGACGACGAGCTCGCCGGGATCGTCACGGATCGCGATCTCGCGATGCACCTCCTGACGGACGACCACGGCACGAACGTCCTCGGGGGAGGGTCAGGGGCGGACCTCACTGTTAATGACGTGATGACCGCCGACCCCCTGACAATCGAATCGCAGGCACGCGTCCCGCGGTTACTCCACCACATGAATCAGGCGGAAATCCGCCGAGTGCCAGTGGTGGACGATGGGGACGTGGTCGGGGTCATCACGTTTGACGATCTCGTCGTTCACTTGGCGGGCGAGAGTGCACACGTGGCCGCGCAACTCGAAAGTCTCGCCGACGTCGTCCACGCTGGGTCACCCCAGAGGAGCTGA
- a CDS encoding HesB/IscA family protein, translated as MPKDDNPSGVITLTSDAAEQIESMLHIQGFDSETAGLRVAVERGGCAGLSYQFDLTDDPAVDDVVCETNHITVFVDRPSQQYLNGSEVAIEDTAHGTGLSIDNPNADQQCGCGLSFQ; from the coding sequence ATGCCTAAGGACGACAACCCCAGCGGAGTAATCACGCTCACCAGCGACGCTGCGGAGCAGATCGAGTCCATGCTCCACATCCAGGGGTTCGACTCCGAAACCGCCGGACTCCGCGTGGCCGTTGAACGAGGCGGCTGTGCAGGACTCTCCTACCAGTTCGATCTGACAGACGACCCGGCAGTGGACGACGTCGTCTGCGAGACGAATCACATCACCGTGTTCGTCGACCGTCCGAGCCAGCAGTACCTCAACGGGTCTGAGGTCGCCATCGAGGACACTGCCCACGGGACCGGACTCAGCATCGACAACCCAAACGCCGACCAGCAGTGTGGTTGTGGACTGTCCTTTCAGTGA
- a CDS encoding plastocyanin/azurin family copper-binding protein has protein sequence MNYSRRQFLGALGTSTAVMAGLTQSVSAQETPVVRMGNNYFDPVGLHVEPGTTVRFEIAAGAHSATAYENRIPANATAFDSGVISSGGFEHTFEEPGTYDYYCIPHKSVGMVGRIVVGSPGGPAEERPIPDGNVPESDTIVEQGAIAYGSNTGGAGNSGGGRRGPGMGSGPGMMNDRNGGLPFVGGILGMLGLAGGLLYWVLGRGDVPSRSDNSALEILERRYDRGEIDEAEFQRRREQLETIGENESQ, from the coding sequence ATGAACTACAGTAGACGCCAGTTTCTAGGAGCGCTCGGGACTAGCACGGCCGTGATGGCGGGACTCACCCAGTCAGTTAGTGCACAGGAGACGCCCGTCGTCAGGATGGGGAACAACTACTTCGACCCGGTCGGGCTACACGTCGAACCCGGCACGACCGTTCGCTTCGAGATCGCTGCCGGGGCGCACTCGGCGACCGCCTACGAAAACCGGATTCCAGCTAACGCCACCGCATTCGATAGTGGGGTCATCTCCTCAGGAGGGTTCGAGCATACATTCGAGGAACCGGGCACATACGACTACTACTGCATCCCGCACAAGTCGGTCGGGATGGTCGGTCGCATCGTCGTCGGCAGCCCCGGCGGGCCAGCCGAAGAGCGCCCGATTCCGGACGGCAACGTGCCAGAGAGCGATACGATCGTCGAACAGGGCGCAATAGCGTACGGATCTAACACCGGAGGTGCCGGGAACTCTGGTGGGGGGCGGAGAGGGCCTGGGATGGGGTCTGGGCCAGGAATGATGAACGACCGGAACGGCGGGTTGCCGTTCGTCGGTGGGATACTCGGAATGCTCGGGCTGGCCGGCGGACTACTCTACTGGGTACTAGGCCGCGGTGACGTTCCTTCTCGGAGTGACAATTCCGCGCTGGAAATCCTCGAACGCCGATACGATCGAGGCGAGATCGACGAAGCGGAGTTCCAGCGACGCCGTGAGCAGTTGGAGACAATTGGTGAGAACGAGTCTCAGTGA
- a CDS encoding SHOCT domain-containing protein, with protein sequence MSSSNQLDTTTIILLILGAIIVLPLLTMGMGFGGMMGYGGMMGESGPTSGWWPFVGMLVPLGFLLVLLGGGYLVFRRVAESESSRDPAIEELRTAYARGDITDEEFEARRDKLERSE encoded by the coding sequence ATGAGTTCGTCGAACCAACTCGACACCACGACTATCATCCTCCTGATTCTGGGGGCGATCATCGTCCTCCCGTTGCTCACGATGGGGATGGGTTTCGGCGGAATGATGGGGTACGGCGGTATGATGGGTGAGTCCGGGCCGACGAGCGGCTGGTGGCCATTCGTCGGAATGCTTGTTCCCCTCGGATTCCTCCTCGTTTTGCTCGGTGGTGGATACCTCGTCTTCCGCCGCGTAGCGGAATCAGAGTCATCCCGGGATCCTGCAATAGAGGAGTTGCGCACGGCGTACGCTCGTGGTGACATTACCGACGAAGAGTTCGAGGCTCGTCGAGATAAACTCGAACGCTCGGAGTAG
- a CDS encoding heavy-metal-associated domain-containing protein has translation MSETITVEGMTCGHCEQTVEEALSDVDGVTSADADRESDSVTVEGTSDTDALVAAVDDAGYDASA, from the coding sequence ATGTCGGAAACAATCACTGTCGAGGGAATGACGTGTGGACACTGTGAGCAGACCGTCGAAGAGGCGCTCAGTGACGTAGATGGCGTGACGAGTGCGGACGCAGACCGCGAATCCGACTCCGTGACCGTAGAGGGTACGTCGGACACCGACGCCCTCGTCGCTGCCGTCGACGACGCGGGCTACGACGCGTCGGCGTAA
- a CDS encoding DUF302 domain-containing protein, translating into MEYTIQTSVTGDFDDVVDTTIAALEDEEFGVLCDIDIQATLKEKLGEEFRQYRILGACNPPLAYEGLTEEIELGALLPCNVIVYETDNGEVMVSAVDPQQLVGIADNAALDSIGTEVHDRFERVLDAVSQELETTSGAENR; encoded by the coding sequence ATGGAATACACAATACAGACTTCAGTCACTGGCGATTTCGACGACGTCGTCGACACGACGATCGCAGCGCTCGAAGACGAAGAATTCGGCGTCCTCTGTGACATCGACATCCAGGCGACGCTCAAGGAGAAACTCGGCGAAGAATTCCGCCAGTACCGCATTCTCGGTGCATGCAATCCACCTCTGGCATACGAAGGACTGACCGAAGAAATCGAACTCGGCGCACTCCTCCCGTGTAACGTCATCGTCTACGAAACCGATAACGGCGAGGTCATGGTGAGTGCAGTCGATCCGCAACAGCTGGTTGGCATCGCGGACAACGCCGCGCTCGATTCCATCGGCACTGAAGTCCACGACAGATTCGAGCGAGTCCTCGACGCTGTCTCCCAGGAACTTGAAACTACTTCGGGGGCTGAGAACCGATGA
- a CDS encoding vitamin K epoxide reductase family protein → MSERHSATSDGMASHEHESQEPGSMMLEHPTMELWPQYPIVILGLWLIASPFTFGYESVAMTASDIVSGSLLVVLAATVLVRRNGWANYANGFVGLWLLLAPLVFWAPTSAAFLNDTLVGVFVISFSVLVVMRMEMSGPGVPRGWTYNPSSAAQRAPIIVAGLIGFFFSTHMAAFQLGYTEFVFEPFFGQGTVNVLTSDVSEMFPISDAGLGAVAYAVEVLMGFMGDKRRWRTMPWMVTFFGIVVIPLGFVSIMLIILQPLAVGSWCTLCLLSALAMLFMIALTVDEVLAMGQFLYRRTQEGESLWHAFWMGGTFPETEAGVEGDTRSDAASFWSMFWGMSIPRYLIVATGLGLWLMASPAVFGTTGGAADSSQLVGALVVTFSVIAMGEPARVVRFVNVPLGVWIVVAPWILTGASTVATWNSVAVGVLLIIVSIPRGSIRDRYGTWDTIAEYSII, encoded by the coding sequence ATGAGTGAGCGCCACAGCGCCACGTCCGACGGGATGGCCAGCCACGAGCACGAGTCCCAAGAGCCGGGGAGTATGATGCTCGAGCACCCGACGATGGAGCTATGGCCGCAGTATCCCATCGTTATCCTCGGCCTCTGGCTCATCGCGAGCCCGTTCACCTTCGGGTACGAGAGCGTCGCGATGACAGCCAGCGACATCGTCAGCGGGTCACTCCTGGTTGTCCTCGCCGCGACCGTGCTCGTTCGGCGGAACGGGTGGGCGAACTACGCGAACGGATTCGTCGGACTCTGGTTGCTGCTCGCGCCCCTCGTGTTCTGGGCACCGACGAGTGCCGCCTTCCTGAACGACACGCTCGTCGGTGTATTCGTCATCTCGTTCTCGGTACTCGTCGTGATGCGCATGGAGATGTCGGGTCCAGGCGTCCCGCGCGGGTGGACGTACAATCCTTCGAGCGCGGCCCAGCGGGCGCCGATCATCGTCGCCGGGCTCATCGGGTTCTTCTTCTCGACGCATATGGCCGCATTCCAGCTCGGCTACACCGAATTCGTCTTCGAGCCGTTCTTCGGGCAGGGAACGGTGAACGTGCTCACCTCCGATGTCTCGGAGATGTTCCCGATCTCGGACGCCGGGCTCGGCGCCGTTGCGTACGCCGTTGAAGTTCTGATGGGATTCATGGGCGACAAGCGCCGGTGGCGGACGATGCCGTGGATGGTCACGTTCTTCGGCATCGTCGTCATCCCCCTCGGGTTCGTCAGTATCATGCTCATCATCCTCCAGCCGCTGGCCGTCGGCTCGTGGTGTACGCTCTGTCTACTCTCGGCGCTGGCCATGCTGTTCATGATCGCGCTGACCGTCGACGAGGTCCTGGCGATGGGGCAGTTCCTCTACCGGCGGACCCAGGAGGGCGAGTCGCTGTGGCACGCGTTCTGGATGGGCGGGACGTTCCCCGAGACCGAAGCGGGCGTAGAAGGGGACACGCGGTCCGACGCCGCCTCGTTCTGGTCGATGTTCTGGGGGATGTCGATTCCGAGGTATCTCATCGTCGCCACGGGGCTCGGGCTCTGGTTGATGGCGTCCCCTGCGGTTTTCGGGACCACCGGTGGGGCCGCGGACAGCAGTCAGCTCGTCGGTGCACTCGTCGTGACGTTCTCCGTGATTGCCATGGGGGAACCCGCGCGCGTCGTCCGCTTCGTCAACGTCCCACTGGGGGTATGGATCGTCGTCGCACCGTGGATACTCACCGGCGCTTCGACGGTAGCAACCTGGAACAGCGTCGCTGTCGGAGTCCTCCTCATCATCGTCAGCATCCCCCGCGGGTCGATACGTGATCGGTACGGCACCTGGGACACCATCGCCGAGTACTCGATCATCTGA
- a CDS encoding SRPBCC family protein: MVQAIRPEKRTFARRYEESAVIDASAADIFAVVDDHAALSAHMSQSSWMMGGGRMETTVDEGHGQKVGSHIRMSGNAFGIPLSLDEVITEYEPPYRKVWETVGDVKLVVIGHYRWSNIIESEDDRSLLRVSLEYDLPSRNVWLGRLLGRMYAKWCVHQMIESVRDAFER, translated from the coding sequence ATGGTCCAAGCTATTCGTCCAGAGAAACGGACGTTCGCCAGAAGGTATGAAGAGAGTGCAGTAATCGACGCGAGTGCTGCAGACATCTTTGCCGTTGTTGACGATCACGCCGCACTTTCCGCGCACATGAGCCAGTCGTCTTGGATGATGGGTGGTGGGCGCATGGAAACGACAGTTGACGAGGGGCACGGCCAGAAAGTCGGCTCCCACATCCGTATGAGCGGCAACGCGTTCGGAATTCCACTGTCTTTAGACGAAGTCATCACCGAGTACGAGCCGCCGTACAGAAAGGTGTGGGAGACCGTTGGAGACGTGAAGCTCGTCGTCATCGGTCATTACCGATGGAGCAACATCATAGAGTCGGAAGATGATCGTTCGCTGCTTCGCGTATCACTCGAGTACGATTTACCCTCCAGGAACGTTTGGCTGGGCCGTTTGTTAGGCAGAATGTACGCAAAATGGTGTGTACACCAGATGATCGAAAGCGTGCGCGATGCGTTCGAGAGATAA